A genomic region of Haliotis asinina isolate JCU_RB_2024 chromosome 1, JCU_Hal_asi_v2, whole genome shotgun sequence contains the following coding sequences:
- the LOC137298399 gene encoding tRNA-specific adenosine deaminase 2-like, translating into MDMSSDAHVLWMGKAMELAHNALENREVPVGCIMVYKDKVIATGRNEVNETKNATRHAEIVAIEEVFKWCKANNHKPDGVFSELVLYVTVEPCIMCAGALKQMNVPMVVFGCANERFGGCGSILNVARDDLPSLGPKFVCVSDVMANEAVNLLKDFYKGENPHAPEDKRKSKQAETSLKSDAS; encoded by the coding sequence ATGGATATGTCGTCTGATGCACATGTACTTTGGATGGGCAAAGCGATGGAACTTGCCCACAATGCTTTGGAAAATAGAGAAGTTCCTGTAGGTTGCATCATGGTGTATAAAGACAAGGTGATCGCCACGGGCAGAAATGAAGTCAACGAGACAAAAAATGCAACCAGACATGCAGAAATTGTTGCCATTGAAGAAGTGTTTAAATGGTGTAAAGCTAATAATCACAAACCAGATGGGGTGTTTTCAGAGCTGGTTTTGTATGTGACAGTGGAACCTTGCATCATGTGCGCAGGAGCTCTCAAACAAATGAATGTTCCAATGGTTGTGTTTGGATGTGCCAATGAAAGATTTGGTGGCTGTGGTTCCATCTTGAATGTTGCAAGAGATGATCTTCCAAGTCTTGGACCCAAGTTTGTTTGTGTATCAGATGTGATGGCCAACGAGGCAGTAAACTTGCTGAAAGACTTTTACAAGGGAGAGAACCCACATGCACCAGAAGATAAACGGAAAAGCAAACAAGCAGAAACATCACTGAAAAGTGATGCCTCGTAG
- the LOC137298388 gene encoding uncharacterized protein, translating to MLVCARSYSILSRRLIRCHGERNAYLSSQGGRQKLVVLGTGWGSYSLLKNINKKLYDVIVVSPRNHFLFTPLLASTTVGTLEFRSIIEPVRNTGFRQSAHFHLSRAADLDLEKKALLCESGVKSSLNYWLQFDKLVIGVGALSNTFNVPGVKEHAFFLKEIGDARRIRNRILNNFELAVQPGIDESEARRLLHIVIVGGGPTGVEFGAELYDFVQQDVMHLYKQQQKMVKVTLVESNQILASFDEKLRNFATKKIRNRDRFDMVQSSVTEVKEDSVTLADGSMIPCGLVVWSTGLAPRHFTRSLKVEKNSRGQILTDRYLRVLNNPGGEALKDVFALGDCADIKDMSLPCTAQVAEREGRYLANFLNKGCADDFGEFKFTSMGMLAYIGDYQALSDTPNIKLQGFPSWLLWRSAYLTRLGSWRLRMQVPLDWTKTLLFGRDISRFD from the exons ATGCTTGTTTGTGCAAGAAGTTACAGTATTTTGAGCAGACGCCTCATCCGGTGTCATGGTGAGAGAAATGCTTACCTTTCATCCCAGGGTGGTCGACAGAAGCTGGTGGTGTTGGGAACAGGATGGGGCAGTTACAGTCTGCTGAAGAACATCAATAAGAAACTGTATGATGTCATTGTTGTCAGTCCTAGAAACCATTTCCTGTTTACACCTCTCCTGGCCAGCACAACAGTCGGGACTCTCGAGTTCAG GTCAATCATTGAACCAGTTCGCAATACCGGATTCCGTCAGTCAGCTCACTTCCATCTTTCCCGAGCTGCGGACCTTGACCTTGAGAAGAAGGCCCTGTTGTGTGAGAGTGGGGTAAAGTCAAGTCTGAACTACTGGCTACAGTTTGACAAACTTGTGATTGGAGTGGGAGCTCTCAGCAACACATTCAATGTACCCGGGGTGAAGGAACATGCTTTCTTCCTGAAA GAAATAGGTGATGCTAGAAGGATTCGTAATCGCATATTGAACAACTTCGAGCTTGCAGTGCAGCCTGGAATAGATGAAAGTGAAGCACGGCGGCTGCTTCACATAGTCATTGTTGGAGGTGGCCCAACTGGCGTTGAGTTTGGAGCCGAGCTGTACGACTTTGTGCAACAG GATGTGATGCACCTGTACAAACAGCAGCAGAAGATGGTCAAGGTGACGCTGGTGGAGTCCAATCAGATACTAGCATCTTTCGATGAAAAACTCCGCAACTTTGCCACCAAGAAGATCCGAAACAGAGACCGCTTTGATATGGTGCAGTCCTCTGTTACAG AGGTGAAGGAGGACAGCGTGACCCTGGCTGACGGGAGCATGATTCCATGTGGACTTGTGGTCTGGAGCACCGGGCTGGCACCGCGACATTTCACTCGCAGTCTCAAAGTGGAGAAGAACAGTCGTGGGCAG ATATTAACTGATCGCTACCTGAGAGTACTGAACAACCCTGGGGGTGAAGCCTTGAAGGATGTGTTTGCCCTGGGGGACTGTGCGGACATCAAGGACATGTCTCTCCCTTGCACAGCACAG GTTGCTGAAAGAGAGGGACGCTACCTGGCCAACTTCCTCAACAAGGGATGTGCTGATGATTTTGGAGAGTTTAAGTTCACCAGTATGGGAATGTTGGCCTACATTGGGGATTATCAGGCCCTGTCGGACACGCCCAACATCAAGTTACAAG GATTTCCATCATGGCTGCTGTGGCGCTCGGCCTACCTGACCCGACTCGGCAGTTGGCGACTGAGGATGCAGGTGCCCCTGGACTGGACGAAGACACTCCTCTTCGGGAGGGACATCTCCAGATTTGACTAG